One Nonomuraea angiospora DNA segment encodes these proteins:
- a CDS encoding acyl carrier protein, whose translation MDGELHERLAGMIAKAADGAVDPAEVLSGQSRLSDLGVTSLAYLRLIDAVEAEFGVELDPTAIDSLDALVDYVRLHG comes from the coding sequence ATGGATGGGGAGCTTCACGAACGGCTCGCCGGCATGATCGCCAAGGCCGCCGACGGGGCGGTCGATCCGGCCGAGGTGCTGTCCGGGCAGTCCCGGCTGAGCGATCTCGGCGTCACGTCACTGGCCTACTTACGACTGATCGACGCGGTGGAGGCCGAGTTCGGGGTGGAGCTCGACCCCACGGCCATCGACAGCCTGGACGCGCTGGTGGACTACGTCCGGCTCCATGGCTGA
- a CDS encoding condensation domain-containing protein, with protein sequence MADPGAPAGRDGPLTWGQQDIWRAVVAAAPQERYLNIARVFAAPKRPVTVERAALALERLVARHESLRTRLTGPPDAPLQRIWPTACPPYEVVESGQAGSEAVGSLLAEEVGERLAAEPFAYWEEWPLRVAFVVAGGYVRHIVLVLCHLAADGHAAELVVKDFRLLLLRDSLPPLRGATPRELAAWQHSPEGRRVSGEAIGFWLEEYARMDPVPPSSHVPGEPRFVEATMRSPALAAAAQAVAARNRVSSSTVLLAGAMRLAGGLTGQRFCGMRVIVNNRFAAARRDVVSTISQEALVVLDLRTESFDALVRQAWGTALRAYRQAQYDPYAMEEAVTRVGPGIRPFGCFNDQRLVQEDGQVAALEGKTEVARTDAMDRNICDFRLHVGGEPGRMEISCYADTALLPPPGIEQYLLDLEGLIVEAART encoded by the coding sequence ATGGCTGACCCCGGTGCGCCGGCGGGCCGGGACGGGCCGCTGACCTGGGGGCAGCAGGACATCTGGCGGGCGGTCGTCGCCGCCGCGCCACAGGAGCGCTACCTCAACATCGCCCGGGTCTTCGCCGCGCCCAAACGTCCGGTGACCGTGGAGCGCGCCGCGCTGGCCCTCGAACGGCTGGTGGCCCGGCACGAGTCACTCCGCACCCGGCTCACCGGACCACCCGACGCACCGCTCCAGCGGATCTGGCCGACGGCGTGCCCGCCGTACGAGGTGGTGGAGTCGGGGCAGGCCGGTTCAGAGGCGGTCGGGTCGCTTCTGGCCGAGGAGGTGGGCGAGCGGCTGGCGGCCGAGCCGTTCGCGTACTGGGAGGAGTGGCCGCTGCGGGTGGCGTTCGTGGTGGCCGGGGGATATGTCCGGCATATCGTCCTGGTGCTCTGCCATCTCGCCGCCGACGGCCACGCGGCCGAACTCGTGGTCAAGGACTTCCGCCTGCTCCTGCTCCGCGACTCCCTGCCGCCCCTGCGCGGCGCCACACCCCGGGAGCTCGCCGCCTGGCAGCACTCGCCCGAGGGCAGGCGCGTGTCGGGGGAGGCGATCGGGTTCTGGCTGGAGGAGTACGCCCGGATGGACCCCGTGCCGCCGTCCTCGCACGTACCGGGGGAGCCGCGTTTCGTGGAGGCCACGATGCGCTCGCCCGCGCTGGCCGCCGCCGCTCAGGCGGTCGCCGCCCGCAACCGGGTCAGCTCCTCGACGGTGCTGCTCGCGGGCGCGATGCGGCTGGCCGGGGGGCTGACCGGGCAGCGGTTCTGCGGGATGCGGGTGATCGTGAACAACCGCTTCGCGGCCGCGCGGCGCGACGTGGTGTCCACGATCTCGCAGGAGGCGCTGGTGGTGCTGGACCTGCGTACGGAGTCCTTCGACGCGCTGGTGCGCCAGGCGTGGGGGACGGCGCTGCGGGCGTACCGGCAGGCGCAGTACGACCCGTACGCGATGGAGGAGGCGGTCACCCGGGTGGGGCCGGGGATCCGGCCGTTCGGCTGCTTCAACGACCAGCGGCTCGTCCAGGAGGACGGCCAGGTCGCCGCCCTGGAGGGCAAGACCGAGGTGGCCAGGACGGACGCGATGGACCGCAACATCTGCGACTTCCGCCTGCACGTCGGCGGCGAGCCCGGCCGCATGGAGATCTCCTGCTACGCCGACACCGCCCTGCTGCCCCCGCCGGGCATCGAACAGTACTTGCTGGACCTGGAAGGCCTGATCGTGGAGGCGGCCCGTACATGA
- a CDS encoding class I adenylate-forming enzyme family protein, giving the protein MPDLLTSRAATDPDHTALIVAGQGSLTLAEWDERSTAAARALPGPLKGDRVALVFGAREWLDYAVSWMAVLKAGGVAVPLSDRLAPPELAYMIEDCGATTVVHGGAEPVLPPGTAAVPLAELLPGPAAVPLTELLPGTADREETVALDPLSLAQILYTSGTTGRPKGVAATHANLASPPVHPKRRPFAHSRHLVHAFPIGTNAGQVMLLHALTAAPAVVTLPLFTPARFAALIEEYAAGTVFVVPAMAAELLNARVQDRHDLSSVLLLGSAAAALPPSVAAGLTAAFPNATVANYYTSTEAAPAQTIMIYDPDRPGSLGRAAGGSRLRIANADGTPVAPGETGEVWLRAAAHPRAYYNTGEDGAFQGGWVRMGDLGRLDDEGYLYLVDRESDVIKSGAFKVSTIQVESALHEHPAVADASVFGVPHPVMGTAVAAAVVATGPLALSDVRAFLSTRLAGHELPTVLLTLDTLPRNAAGKVIKRELRRMAEE; this is encoded by the coding sequence GTGCCCGATCTCCTGACGTCCCGAGCCGCCACCGATCCCGACCACACCGCGCTGATCGTCGCCGGCCAGGGCAGCCTGACCCTGGCGGAGTGGGACGAGCGCTCCACCGCCGCCGCCCGCGCGCTCCCGGGGCCGCTCAAGGGCGATCGGGTCGCGCTGGTCTTCGGCGCCCGCGAATGGCTGGACTACGCGGTGAGCTGGATGGCCGTGCTGAAGGCGGGCGGCGTGGCGGTGCCGCTCTCGGACCGGCTCGCCCCGCCGGAGCTGGCGTACATGATCGAGGACTGCGGGGCGACCACGGTCGTCCACGGCGGCGCGGAGCCGGTGCTCCCTCCGGGAACGGCCGCCGTCCCGCTGGCAGAGCTCCTGCCGGGACCGGCCGCCGTCCCGCTGACGGAGCTCCTGCCGGGAACGGCCGACCGCGAGGAGACGGTGGCCCTGGATCCGCTCTCGCTCGCCCAGATCCTCTACACCTCCGGCACGACCGGCCGCCCCAAGGGCGTCGCCGCCACCCACGCGAACCTGGCCTCCCCGCCCGTCCACCCCAAGCGCCGCCCGTTCGCCCATTCCCGGCATCTGGTGCACGCCTTCCCCATCGGCACGAACGCCGGCCAGGTGATGCTGCTCCACGCCCTCACCGCCGCCCCGGCGGTGGTGACGCTCCCGCTCTTCACCCCGGCCCGCTTCGCCGCCCTGATCGAGGAGTACGCGGCCGGCACCGTCTTCGTCGTCCCCGCGATGGCCGCCGAGCTCCTCAACGCTCGCGTGCAGGACCGCCACGACCTGTCCAGCGTGCTGCTGCTCGGCTCGGCCGCCGCCGCGCTGCCCCCGTCGGTCGCCGCCGGCCTGACCGCCGCGTTCCCGAACGCGACCGTCGCGAACTACTACACCTCCACCGAGGCCGCCCCGGCGCAGACCATCATGATCTACGACCCGGACCGGCCCGGCTCGCTCGGCCGCGCGGCGGGCGGCTCCCGGCTCAGGATCGCGAACGCGGACGGCACCCCCGTGGCGCCCGGCGAGACGGGCGAGGTGTGGCTGCGCGCCGCCGCCCATCCCCGCGCCTACTACAACACCGGCGAGGACGGGGCGTTCCAGGGCGGCTGGGTGCGCATGGGCGACCTGGGCCGTCTCGACGACGAGGGCTACCTGTACCTCGTCGACCGGGAGAGCGACGTGATCAAGTCGGGCGCGTTCAAGGTCTCGACGATCCAGGTCGAGTCGGCGCTGCACGAGCACCCGGCCGTGGCGGACGCGTCGGTGTTCGGGGTGCCGCACCCGGTGATGGGCACGGCGGTGGCCGCCGCCGTGGTGGCCACCGGGCCGCTGGCGCTCAGCGACGTACGGGCCTTCCTGAGCACCCGGCTGGCCGGGCACGAGCTGCCCACGGTGCTGCTCACCCTGGACACCCTGCCCAGGAACGCCGCGGGCAAGGTCATCAAGCGGGAACTGCGCCGTATGGCAGAGGAGTGA
- a CDS encoding condensation domain-containing protein, which produces MVLASQAQHGMWITEMMHGGGTAYHMPFAMWFDGPLDRGAMLKACESVLARHPVLGCAFEDRDGELHLVPAADRPPIGFVRAADVDGLVREEIARPFDLGRGPLARFTLAEVGASRHLLLFVGHHLVFDGMSKDLLVRDLAAAYSGGPLPPLPMPYGSAAATPPEATAYWHEHWRDRSTVVIDGVAGTARTAGRGETVLLDLTDEMSGWEGVGVTRFELFLAAVHALLFRYGNAEPAVAVAMSTRRPETREHIGLFATELPLYSAPTPDTTLAELAHDLRARLRDLNRFRDIPAARAAGGIRPRPALAPVSISFRRRAADVVFPGLGLVAEWKMSNHMVRNVLHLQAVDGDDGLRLTLHHSPDVIGREHVERAGEHLRAVLAADPGLRLADLPLPTATPTPTTASEPVPTSAPGEAPTADGELVEQVRQIWMEVLRIEELAPDEDLYDLGGHSLTITQISARIRKRLGVEVPFDVFLDDPTVAGVAAAVSELRA; this is translated from the coding sequence ATGGTCCTGGCATCGCAGGCCCAGCACGGCATGTGGATCACCGAGATGATGCACGGCGGCGGCACCGCGTACCACATGCCGTTCGCCATGTGGTTCGACGGCCCGCTGGACCGGGGGGCGATGCTGAAGGCGTGCGAGTCGGTGCTCGCCCGCCACCCGGTGCTGGGGTGCGCGTTCGAGGACCGCGACGGGGAGCTGCACCTGGTGCCCGCCGCCGACCGGCCGCCGATCGGGTTCGTACGGGCGGCGGACGTGGACGGCCTGGTGCGCGAGGAGATCGCGCGGCCGTTCGACCTGGGGCGGGGGCCGCTGGCGCGGTTCACGCTGGCGGAGGTGGGGGCGTCGCGGCATCTGCTGCTGTTCGTGGGGCACCACCTGGTGTTCGACGGCATGTCGAAGGACCTGCTGGTGCGCGACCTGGCGGCGGCGTACTCGGGCGGGCCCCTGCCGCCGCTGCCCATGCCGTACGGGAGCGCCGCCGCGACCCCGCCCGAGGCCACGGCGTACTGGCACGAGCACTGGCGCGACCGCTCGACGGTGGTCATCGACGGGGTGGCCGGGACCGCGCGGACGGCCGGCCGGGGCGAGACGGTCCTGCTCGACCTGACGGATGAGATGTCCGGATGGGAGGGGGTGGGGGTCACGCGGTTCGAGCTGTTCCTGGCGGCGGTGCACGCCCTGCTCTTCCGCTACGGCAACGCCGAGCCGGCGGTCGCGGTCGCCATGTCCACCCGGCGGCCGGAGACCAGGGAGCACATCGGCCTGTTCGCCACCGAGTTACCCCTCTACTCCGCGCCCACGCCGGACACCACGCTCGCGGAGCTGGCCCACGACCTGCGGGCGCGGCTGCGCGACCTCAACCGCTTCCGCGACATCCCCGCGGCCAGGGCGGCGGGCGGCATCCGGCCGCGCCCGGCGCTGGCGCCGGTGTCGATCAGCTTCCGGCGGCGCGCGGCCGACGTGGTCTTCCCGGGCCTGGGCCTGGTGGCCGAGTGGAAGATGTCCAACCACATGGTCAGGAACGTCCTGCACCTGCAGGCCGTGGACGGCGACGACGGGCTGCGGCTCACCCTGCACCACAGCCCCGACGTCATCGGGCGCGAGCACGTCGAGCGGGCCGGGGAGCACCTGCGGGCCGTGCTGGCCGCCGACCCCGGCCTCCGGCTCGCCGACCTGCCCCTGCCCACCGCCACACCGACGCCGACGACGGCGTCCGAGCCAGTGCCGACGTCCGCGCCGGGCGAGGCCCCCACGGCGGACGGCGAGCTGGTCGAGCAGGTACGGCAGATCTGGATGGAGGTCCTGCGGATCGAGGAGCTCGCCCCCGACGAGGACCTGTACGACCTCGGCGGCCACTCGCTGACCATCACCCAGATCAGCGCCAGGATCAGGAAACGGCTCGGCGTCGAGGTGCCGTTCGACGTGTTCCTCGACGATCCGACGGTCGCCGGGGTGGCGGCGGCGGTCAGCGAGCTGCGCGCATGA
- a CDS encoding non-ribosomal peptide synthetase, with the protein MISLGQERLWFLHRLDPADPAYRVAVVRRISGPLDADALTGAFGDVVARHESLRTRFPDHDGQPVAIVEPPGPVPVERVDLDTPEQAARLLEERANTPFELGSAPPLRVTLVRLSPSDHVLCVVLHHIIGDGWSLNVLMDDLATCYAARLDGTPAGLPELATTYAEYADAQREADADADAERDLDHWTARLGGAAPLDLPVDRPRPARRGSAGGETWFDLDPELVASLARLARAERCTLFMVLLAAYQALLARHTGQDDIVVGTPTAGRSRPELEPMVGLFASTLVLRGDLSGDPAFTELLRRTRRTVLEAMAHGETPVERVLSALDIERDLSRTPLFQTMFGLHNAAVGYGEAATFAGLASEPFPHGTPPAMVDLRVDLWPDGGGLRGAFVYSAELFSRGTVERLATRFLTLLGSVVRRPGARVSELEVLPPQERRLLDSWNDTATDVPSGTVVDLFLRQAELRPDAVAVECSGQARTYAEVAGRARLVAAGLRARGAGPGSVVAVCLPRSAELPGTLLGVMMAGAAYLPVDPALPAGRVAAMLAQAGVRVALAGPSAPLPGNVERIAPAPEASGLLDAASGPLNAASGLLDAASGPSNAAYAGAPAYVLHTSGSTGTPKGVAVPHSALVNLLAGMERLLGSRPEDVWLGSTALSFDIAGLELYLPLVTGGRLVLAGDDAVRDGVALARLIGASGVTHVQATPSGWSMLLSAGLDPSGLVALAGGEALPLALARRLRRRVERLLNMYGPTETTIWSTAWEVPPSPDRVSIGRPLANTTVRVLDRSGSPAPVGVPGELVIGGAGVALGYLRSPGEPPEAFPGGWYRTGDRVRWLADGTLEFLGRGDGQVKLRGHRVEPGEIEATLERHPGVRRAAVVVRGGDLVAYVVPAVPDDLLERAAEWLPPYMLPSVVVPLEDLPLTPNGKVDRRALPEPARPAAGRGGAPVTARERQVARIFAEVLGTGDLGADDDFFALGGHSLLATRVIARLAAAGTAAPLRELFTHPTVAGFAATLDEPAGEPGSPLVPRPAGTLPPLSPAQERLWFLHRLDPSDASYNMYIVRRLQGPLDEAALERALTGLIARHESLRTRFPEVDGRPVAVVERPAPARIERLEARDEAEARALVAARTNAPLDLGAAPPLRVTLVRIGPDDHVLCVVLHHIVADGWSITVFLDDLAALYASAELAPLAVQHGDVAGWRREQDRGAALHYWRARLADPPTLDLHTDRPHRAGATRGDFHLLEVPGELLARLESTARRHRVTLFMVLLSAYQILLSRHTGQDDVLVGSPTAGRDRVELEPLIGYLSTTLVLRGDLSGDPALEELLARTRKTVLDAMAHHDVPFEQLLAELDVERDLARKPMFQTLFTLNSQTADGERDHLGPVRMSFFDDGYRQAKFDLTVEAWRSPGRLRVAFGYDAGLFDAETVAELAERFAVVLRGVADPGNRRVPLSRLPVLTPSDEALLASLDRPAAGPPMGPPMGPPMGSVGTVGGLIAESVAAHAGEVAVSCGAEAVTYAELERRVARLAGELAGRGAGEGDLVGLRAGRSVEAVVAMLAIWRVGAAYVPLDPGYPPGRLRAMAAGTSLIVAAGIEPGAGPAERRPGLAYVIYTSGSTGTPKGVAVEHAGLAERVRWMRSAYGLRPGDRVVQLASLSFDTHAEEIFPALAAGATVELLPGGGATLPDLLARRADVTVLDLPTAYFHHLVDLIDEIPWPDRLRLVILGGEQVRAQAVARWRERFGDRVRLLNTYGPTETTIIATCAELAGGDPHPPIGRPVGATPVQVLDRHGAPTPPGAPGELYVGGPGVARGYLNAPDTPFVTLPEGRYFRTGDRVRLRRDGRLEFLGRLDDQVKVRGFRVEPGEVEHCLLAHPAVRQAAVLAREGDLVAYVVPRGESGVAGLAEHVARALPPYLVPARWVLLDALPLTRNGKLDRAALPEPDAPVGSDGTPPRTDAEELVADVWAEVLGADKIGAFDDFFALGGHSLLAIRVAARLRALAGVDLPIRTLFDRRTVAALAQAVEEALVAEIAGLSDEQVMRLAEEGP; encoded by the coding sequence ATGATCTCCCTGGGCCAGGAGCGGCTCTGGTTCCTGCACCGGCTCGACCCGGCCGACCCCGCCTACCGGGTGGCCGTCGTGCGCCGGATCTCCGGCCCGCTCGACGCCGACGCCCTGACCGGCGCGTTCGGCGACGTGGTGGCGCGGCACGAGTCGCTGCGCACCCGCTTCCCCGACCACGACGGGCAGCCGGTCGCGATCGTGGAGCCGCCGGGTCCCGTGCCGGTCGAGCGCGTCGACCTCGACACCCCCGAGCAGGCCGCGCGGCTGCTCGAAGAGCGCGCGAACACCCCTTTCGAGCTGGGCTCCGCGCCGCCCCTGCGCGTCACCCTGGTCCGGCTCTCCCCCTCCGACCACGTGCTGTGCGTCGTGCTGCACCACATCATCGGCGACGGCTGGTCGCTGAACGTGCTCATGGACGACCTGGCCACGTGCTACGCGGCCCGCCTGGACGGCACCCCGGCCGGGCTGCCGGAGCTGGCCACGACCTACGCCGAGTACGCCGACGCGCAGCGCGAGGCCGACGCGGACGCGGACGCGGAAAGGGACCTCGACCACTGGACGGCCAGGCTCGGCGGGGCCGCGCCGCTGGACCTGCCGGTGGACCGGCCGCGCCCGGCCCGGCGCGGCAGCGCGGGCGGGGAGACCTGGTTCGACCTCGATCCGGAACTGGTGGCCTCGCTGGCGCGGCTCGCCCGGGCGGAGCGGTGCACGCTGTTCATGGTGCTGCTGGCCGCGTACCAGGCGCTGCTGGCCCGCCACACCGGGCAGGACGACATCGTGGTCGGCACGCCCACGGCCGGGCGGAGCCGGCCCGAGCTGGAGCCGATGGTCGGGCTGTTCGCCTCGACGCTGGTGCTGCGGGGCGACCTGTCGGGCGATCCGGCGTTCACGGAGCTGCTGCGGCGCACCCGACGGACCGTGCTGGAGGCGATGGCGCACGGCGAGACGCCCGTCGAGCGGGTGCTGTCGGCGCTCGACATCGAACGCGACCTCAGCCGCACGCCGCTCTTCCAGACCATGTTCGGGCTGCACAACGCGGCGGTCGGGTACGGCGAGGCCGCCACGTTCGCCGGGCTGGCCAGCGAGCCGTTCCCGCACGGGACGCCGCCCGCGATGGTGGACCTGCGCGTGGACCTGTGGCCGGACGGCGGCGGGCTGCGCGGCGCGTTCGTCTACAGCGCCGAGCTGTTCTCCCGGGGCACGGTGGAGCGGCTGGCGACGCGGTTCCTGACGCTGCTGGGCTCCGTCGTCCGCCGTCCCGGCGCGCGGGTGTCGGAGCTGGAGGTGCTGCCGCCCCAGGAGCGCCGGCTGCTGGACTCCTGGAACGACACCGCGACCGATGTCCCGTCCGGCACGGTCGTGGACCTGTTCCTGCGGCAGGCGGAGCTGCGGCCGGACGCCGTGGCGGTGGAGTGCTCCGGGCAGGCGCGCACCTATGCCGAGGTGGCCGGCCGGGCCCGGCTCGTCGCGGCGGGGCTGCGGGCGCGCGGGGCGGGGCCCGGGTCCGTGGTGGCGGTGTGCCTGCCGCGCTCGGCCGAGCTGCCAGGGACGCTGCTGGGCGTCATGATGGCGGGGGCCGCGTACCTGCCGGTGGACCCGGCGCTGCCCGCCGGGCGCGTCGCGGCCATGCTCGCCCAGGCGGGCGTGCGGGTCGCGCTGGCCGGCCCGTCGGCGCCCCTGCCCGGGAACGTCGAACGGATCGCCCCGGCGCCCGAGGCGTCCGGCCTTCTGGACGCGGCGTCGGGCCCCTTGAACGCGGCGTCCGGCCTTTTGGACGCGGCGTCCGGCCCTTCGAACGCGGCGTACGCCGGGGCCCCGGCGTACGTGCTGCACACCTCGGGCTCCACCGGCACGCCGAAGGGCGTGGCGGTGCCGCACTCCGCGCTGGTCAACCTGCTGGCCGGGATGGAACGGCTGCTCGGCTCCCGCCCGGAGGACGTGTGGCTGGGCAGCACGGCGCTGTCGTTCGACATCGCCGGGCTGGAGCTGTACCTGCCGCTGGTGACGGGCGGGCGGCTGGTGCTGGCCGGTGACGACGCCGTGCGCGACGGGGTGGCGCTGGCCCGGCTGATCGGCGCGTCCGGGGTCACCCACGTGCAGGCCACGCCGTCCGGGTGGAGCATGCTGCTGTCCGCCGGGCTGGACCCGTCGGGGCTGGTGGCGCTGGCCGGGGGCGAGGCGCTGCCGCTCGCGCTGGCCCGGCGGCTGCGCAGGCGGGTGGAGCGGCTGCTCAACATGTACGGGCCGACCGAGACCACGATCTGGTCCACCGCCTGGGAGGTGCCGCCCTCCCCCGACCGGGTGAGCATTGGGCGGCCGCTCGCGAACACCACGGTACGGGTCCTCGACCGCTCCGGCTCCCCCGCGCCCGTCGGCGTCCCCGGGGAGCTGGTCATCGGCGGCGCCGGGGTGGCGCTCGGCTACCTGCGCTCGCCGGGGGAGCCGCCCGAGGCGTTCCCGGGCGGGTGGTACCGCACGGGCGACCGGGTGCGGTGGCTGGCCGACGGCACGCTGGAGTTCCTGGGGCGCGGGGACGGCCAGGTCAAGCTGCGGGGGCACCGGGTCGAGCCGGGCGAGATCGAGGCCACCCTGGAGCGGCACCCCGGGGTGCGCCGGGCCGCCGTGGTGGTGCGGGGCGGCGACCTGGTGGCCTACGTGGTGCCCGCCGTCCCGGACGATCTGCTGGAGCGGGCGGCCGAGTGGCTGCCCCCGTACATGCTGCCCTCGGTCGTCGTGCCCCTGGAGGACCTGCCGCTGACCCCCAACGGGAAGGTGGACCGGCGGGCGCTGCCCGAGCCCGCGCGGCCGGCGGCCGGCCGGGGCGGCGCGCCGGTGACCGCCAGGGAGCGGCAGGTGGCGCGGATCTTCGCCGAGGTGCTGGGCACCGGCGACCTCGGCGCGGACGACGACTTCTTCGCGCTCGGCGGCCACTCGCTGCTGGCCACCCGGGTCATCGCCAGGCTCGCGGCGGCGGGCACGGCGGCGCCGCTGCGGGAGCTGTTCACGCATCCCACGGTCGCCGGGTTCGCCGCGACGCTGGACGAGCCGGCGGGCGAGCCGGGCAGCCCCCTCGTGCCGCGCCCGGCCGGCACGCTGCCGCCGCTCTCCCCCGCCCAGGAACGCCTGTGGTTCCTGCACCGCCTGGATCCCTCCGACGCCTCGTACAACATGTACATCGTGCGCAGGCTCCAAGGGCCGCTCGACGAGGCGGCGCTGGAGCGGGCGCTGACCGGGCTGATCGCCAGGCACGAGTCGTTGCGGACCCGCTTCCCCGAGGTGGACGGGCGGCCGGTGGCCGTGGTCGAGCGGCCCGCACCCGCCAGGATCGAGCGGCTGGAGGCCCGCGACGAGGCCGAAGCGCGCGCGCTCGTCGCCGCCCGCACGAACGCCCCGCTCGACCTGGGCGCAGCGCCGCCGCTGCGCGTCACGCTGGTCCGGATCGGTCCGGACGACCACGTGCTCTGCGTCGTCCTGCACCACATCGTGGCCGACGGCTGGTCGATCACCGTCTTCCTGGACGACCTGGCCGCCCTGTACGCCTCCGCCGAGCTCGCGCCGCTGGCCGTGCAGCACGGGGACGTCGCCGGGTGGCGGCGGGAGCAGGACCGCGGCGCGGCCCTCCACTACTGGCGCGCCCGGCTCGCCGACCCGCCCACCCTCGACCTGCACACGGACCGGCCGCACCGCGCCGGGGCGACGCGTGGCGACTTCCACCTGCTGGAGGTGCCGGGCGAGCTGCTCGCCCGGCTGGAGTCGACGGCTCGCCGGCATCGGGTGACGCTCTTCATGGTGCTGCTGTCGGCGTACCAGATCCTGCTGTCGCGGCACACCGGGCAGGACGACGTGCTGGTCGGGTCGCCGACGGCGGGGCGGGACCGGGTGGAGCTGGAGCCCCTCATCGGCTACCTGAGCACCACGCTCGTCCTGCGCGGCGACCTGTCGGGCGACCCGGCGCTGGAGGAGCTGCTGGCCAGGACACGAAAGACCGTCCTGGACGCGATGGCCCATCATGACGTGCCGTTCGAGCAGCTGCTGGCCGAGCTGGACGTGGAACGGGACCTGGCCAGGAAGCCGATGTTCCAGACCCTGTTCACCCTGAACAGCCAGACCGCCGACGGCGAACGCGACCACCTCGGCCCGGTGCGGATGTCGTTCTTCGACGACGGGTACCGGCAGGCCAAGTTCGACCTGACCGTGGAGGCGTGGCGGTCGCCCGGGCGGCTGCGGGTGGCGTTCGGATACGACGCGGGGTTGTTCGACGCGGAGACGGTGGCGGAGCTGGCGGAGCGGTTCGCGGTGGTGCTGCGGGGGGTGGCCGACCCGGGCAACCGGCGGGTGCCCCTGTCGCGCCTGCCCGTACTGACGCCGTCCGACGAGGCCCTGCTCGCGTCGCTGGACCGCCCTGCGGCGGGCCCTCCGATGGGCCCTCCGATGGGCCCTCCGATGGGCAGCGTGGGGACCGTCGGAGGGCTCATCGCCGAGTCGGTGGCGGCGCACGCCGGCGAGGTGGCCGTGAGTTGCGGCGCCGAGGCCGTGACGTACGCCGAGCTGGAGCGGCGGGTGGCGCGGCTGGCAGGGGAGCTGGCCGGGCGGGGCGCGGGCGAGGGGGACCTGGTCGGGCTCCGGGCGGGCCGCTCGGTCGAGGCGGTGGTGGCCATGCTGGCGATCTGGCGGGTGGGCGCCGCCTACGTGCCCCTGGACCCCGGGTACCCGCCGGGGCGCCTGCGCGCCATGGCCGCGGGGACGTCCCTCATCGTCGCGGCGGGGATCGAGCCGGGGGCGGGCCCCGCGGAACGCAGGCCCGGCCTGGCGTACGTGATCTACACCTCGGGCTCCACCGGCACCCCCAAGGGGGTCGCCGTCGAGCACGCCGGGCTGGCCGAGCGGGTCCGGTGGATGCGCTCCGCGTACGGCCTGCGCCCCGGCGACCGCGTCGTCCAGCTCGCCTCGCTGAGCTTCGACACCCACGCCGAGGAGATCTTCCCGGCGCTGGCCGCGGGCGCCACGGTCGAGCTGCTGCCCGGCGGCGGCGCCACCCTGCCGGACCTGCTCGCCCGGCGGGCCGACGTCACCGTGCTCGACCTGCCCACCGCCTACTTCCACCACCTGGTGGACCTGATCGACGAGATCCCGTGGCCGGACCGGCTGCGCCTGGTGATCCTCGGCGGCGAGCAGGTGCGCGCGCAGGCCGTGGCCCGCTGGCGCGAACGCTTCGGCGACCGGGTGCGGCTGCTCAACACCTACGGCCCCACGGAGACGACGATCATCGCCACGTGCGCGGAGCTGGCGGGCGGGGACCCGCATCCGCCGATCGGCCGCCCGGTGGGGGCGACCCCGGTCCAGGTTCTCGACCGCCACGGGGCGCCGACCCCGCCGGGCGCGCCCGGCGAGCTGTACGTCGGCGGGCCGGGCGTGGCCCGCGGCTACCTCAACGCCCCCGATACGCCGTTCGTGACCCTGCCGGAGGGCCGCTACTTCCGGACGGGCGACCGGGTGCGGCTGCGGCGCGACGGCCGGTTGGAGTTCCTCGGCCGTCTGGACGACCAGGTGAAGGTGCGCGGGTTCCGCGTCGAGCCGGGCGAGGTCGAGCACTGCCTGCTCGCCCATCCCGCCGTCCGGCAGGCGGCCGTGCTCGCGCGGGAGGGCGACCTGGTGGCCTACGTGGTGCCGCGTGGGGAGAGCGGTGTGGCGGGCCTGGCCGAGCACGTGGCGCGGGCGCTGCCGCCGTACCTCGTGCCCGCGCGCTGGGTGCTGCTCGACGCGCTGCCCCTCACCCGCAACGGCAAGCTCGACCGGGCCGCGCTCCCCGAGCCGGACGCCCCCGTTGGGAGCGACGGCACGCCGCCCAGGACCGACGCCGAGGAGCTGGTGGCCGACGTCTGGGCGGAGGTGCTGGGCGCGGACAAGATCGGCGCGTTCGACGACTTCTTCGCCCTCGGCGGCCACTCGCTGCTCGCCATCCGGGTGGCCGCCCGGTTGCGCGCCCTGGCGGGGGTGGACCTGCCGATCCGTACGCTGTTCGACCGCCGTACCGTCGCGGCGCTGGCGCAGGCTGTCGAGGAGGCGCTGGTGGCCGAGATAGCGGGGCTGTCCGACGAGCAGGTCATGAGACTGGCGGAGGAGGGCCCATGA